AAACTATAAACGTGCCAGCGACTAAAAAGATTACAATTTTGAGATATAAATCAACAAAGCAGGAAAATAACTATTAATTGATAAAAAGTCTTAACAATCACCAGGATACGAACTCACTAAATGTAGGGTTAATCAAGCTTGATTAGTAGAAGAATACAAGTAGGTAGCCCTTGATTTTTAATAAACCCAAAGGCTTTGGGTTTATCAGTTCGCTGGATGGCCACCCTGGTTTCCTTGTTCATGCATCCGGTTGGTTGAGCCGATTCAGGAAGCTGATGAGGTAACCTTCAGTGGGGTTGACGGTACAAAAGGCCTCAATGCAGTCAAACCTTACTGTATGGTTCGGCTAGTCCGGCTTATTTATCGGCATGAAAGCGATCACTCCGTCGCACTCGGCCAGGGTTGCCGCTGTGAGCCGTAGCCATCAAGGTGATAACAAACGGACTGGTCGTAGGGATAGCAGGTCTGATAAGCGAACCCAACACAGAGGTCTATGCGGAAACATAAGATCAGTAAACTATATTTTTTCAAATACCATCCGGTAATGTTCCATCGTCTCCTGCTGAAAACATACCCGGTTGGGGCTGACCCGAAACACGGCAATCAAGTCCCGGAAGGCTTTGCTGGTTAACAGCTTCGGCAGCAGCGAAGCATAGAGGCCATATTTTTGCAGGTTAAAGGCACGAAATCGTTTCCGCCACTCGCCAATGGTCTGAATGTAATCCAGCCGACCGCTACTTTTCGAGATTAGCTTGAAGTGCGGCTGTGCATTGCGAATGACCTGCTCTGGTCCATAGGGTAGCCAGGACCCTGGAAACTGGGCGATCATCAATGCCAAGGCGTACGAGGGCGAATCCCTGGGCGCATCCAGGCTTATTTGCTCGAAGGGAATCATGTTCTTACCAAAAACCATGGTCTGGATATAAACCCTTCCCCCGACCGGCAGTAGGTCCGCTAGTTTAGTAAAGAAGTCGGCGTAAACCGCATCCTGCTGGCCAGCCTGATACTGTTCAACCGAACAGAAATGTTCCATCGCTCCCACACTGCTGATGGCATCGAACCGTCCGTAATCGATGGGTGTAATCTGGCGGCAGTCCTTGATATCGACCGCTAGTTCGTTGGCCCGGCAGGCTGCGGCCTGTCCTTGCGAAAGCGTAACACCTTGTCCATTAGCGCCCCGTTCTTTCACGTACTGAAGAAAAGGCCCCCAGCCGCAACCCAGATCCAACACCCGAGAACCGGCACTTAGGTGCAGACTGTCGGCGATAAACGCGTGTTTCTGGCGCTGGGCCTGTTCTAGGGTGAGCGAAAAATCACCGTTGTACAGCGCTCCGCTATAGTCGCCAGTCTGGCCCATGCTCAGGCGAAAGATTTTGTCGATAGTCGTGTAAGTAAAATCGAGGTCTTGTTGAGAAGCCATAAGGGGAGAATAAAAGGAGATATACGAGTTACAGGAACAGTGTTTTGTTGACCTAGGCTGGTCGTCCCAGCGTTTGTAACAGGCGAAAATGGGAGTAGAGCGCTGAATGAAAGCTGCGATTCTCCAGGTAAGGCAAGTTAAACTCGTGCGCCGTGCGTTTGACAATGTCCGTAATGGCCGGGTAATGAATGTGGCAAATCTTGGGAAATAGGTGATGTTCAATCTGACGGTTTAGGCCCCCGCAAAGAAAGGCCGCTAGCTTGGAGCGGGGCGCAAAGTTGGCCGTCGTACATAATTGGTGAATCGCCCAGGCGTCCTGCATGTTGCCCCTTTCATCGGGTAGGGGGAACGCTGTCCCTTCCACCACATGAGCCAGCTGGAAAACCAGTCCTAACATCAGTCCTTCGGCCAGGTGCATGACTAGGAACCCGATCAGTACCTGCCACCAGGTCAGACTAAGTACGGCAATGGGCAGCACCAGAAAGAAAACGTAATAAAGTAGTTTGGCCACAAATAGCTTCACGTATTCGACGCGGGGATGGGTCGAGGTGTTGTGATGGCCGATCCGATTCTTAAAGAACTTGACGTAGTCTTTGCGCAGCACCCACGAGAGCGAGGTCAGTGCGTACAACGGAAAAGTGTACCACTGCTGATAGCGGTGCCAAGGTTTTAACGAGTCCTGAGGGTCCAAGCGAACCAAACCTGGTGCCACCTCAATGTCTTCATCATGGCCGGGAATGTTAGTAAAGGTATGGTGCACGATGTTATGACTAATCTTCCAGACGTAGGGGTTGGCACCCAGCAGATAAAAGCTGCCGCCCAGGAGTTTATTGACCCAGGGACGAGCCGAGAAGGCACCATGCAGCGCATCATGGGAGACATTGAAGCCAATGCAGGCGGCAAACACGCCCAGCAAAGCCGCTAAGCCCAGCATCGTCCCTATATCGAACTGATTGGATAAGATCAGCCCATAAAGTAGGGCGTAACCGATTAGGAAAAAGAGCGTCTTGGCCCACATAACGCTATTAGCGTGGGGCGAAATAACGCGCTCAGTAAAATAAGCATCGACCCGCTCGCGAAGCGTAGCAAAAAAGGTGGATCGGTTTGTATTGGTGAATTTAAGCTTGGTCGCCATAAAAGATAGTTAGGAAATGAGTTGACCGATTGATTGAATCTGCCTCCGCAGTGGTAAGGCAGCACGGCCTTTTGGGTTAGTGTGTATTCTACCCGGGGTGGAATGTCAGCGTATGCAGTTCGCTGCACGACGCCTAAAGCGAACAGGGTTTTCAACTCGTCGGCTAGCACTTTCTCGCTAACACCGGGCAGTTGTTTACCCAGTGGGCTATAGCGCAGGGTTTGCTCGCCCAGCGTTAGCATAATGTACAACCGCCATTTTCCGCAAATAATCGATAAGGTCAGGCTGAAAGGATTGATCAAACGAAGCGCGAGAAAGTCCTGACAGACCCACTGATCCGACGATCATTAGCAACGGAGAAGCGTAGGGTAGAACTGCGCGATAAAGGTGATGAAAAAAGAAAAATTAAACTCGTTAAATTAGAATGGGGATGAAAGATAGACTGGCTAGGAATTAAAGCACATGGGTAGACTTGTACAAATACTTACAAAAACAACCCCGATGTGAGCGAGTAGGGAAGATATGCTTATAGGCCAATGTCTATGATGTAACTAGCTAACTGACTGGTTGGTTCAGAATAGGTCCAATTAACCCCGAAAAGTCGGCAGAAACACCAATTAAATCTCGCTTTTACCGACTAGGGCAAGCGTGCAGGCTTCTTGTTGCTTAACGAATATCCTTAGCACTTTTTTTAACCTGTATGGCCTTAAAGCCTTTGGGCGTATGCTACTGATTGGCGTCGGGCGTTTTTGTGAACGGTGGCAGGGTAGGAGGGAAGGGTCCGGAAACGGTCCTTTTCGCGTTCAAAAAATCCGTCCAGTTTAATAGGAAAGGATATTGACTTCTACTCGGCTTTTTCTGAACGATTTCTGACGAGAGGAACAACTAGAGTGACAAGGAGTAAAAAAACTTGATGGAAATCATTATTAATAGCCCACACATAGTATTAAGCAGACACCCAGCTCAGAAAAGCAAATGGGGTAACAATCGATAGTGCCCGGTACGGATGCAAAACCAGTAAGTCCTGATCACCTGTGACGATGCAGTTAGCTATACCATCAATGGCTAGTTCAAGAAACTTATTATCCTTAAGATCGCGACAATCAGTAATCGAACTACTGATAGTGACTACTGTTGCTTTCAGGCTATACTGGTTGATGAATAAGTCCGCTTCAAAGGGTGTCAAGTAACGAGCAAACTTAGGGCGATGTAATACCTGATTGAGCTCGGCCAAACAGCTCTCAGATGTCAGAAGCTCACCTTTATTTAGGGCCATATCGAAAGCCTGACGGGGGGTAGACTTAGCCATTAAAGCAGCACTAACGAGCGTATTAGTGTCCAGCACAAATCTCATTCCTCGTTTAGTAATTGCTGAAGAATAGTAGGCGTTAGCCCCCGCTGGGTGGCTTTAAAGCTGATATAATCCATAACATCGGCTAGACTCGAAGGCTCAGACAGGCAGTCAGCCACTAACTGTGAAACCAGCGATTGTTGCTGTTCTGATAATAACTGAAAGCGTTCAGCAGTATTTTCAGGAACGGGAATCTGGAGGATAGTCATAGATACAATCAATTTTCAACAAAGTTACGAAAGATTAACACAACAGGTTTTGGTTTAGTGACAGGCTATGTCACTTTACTATATTGACTCACGAATAAGAAAACAAGATTTTACGAGGGACGTAACTAGTTATTACAATGAACTGTATTTCAGAAGTTGATCTATGAGAGGAAGGATTGAAACGTTAACTCTCATAGATCAACACAACAAAAAGTGCAAAAACATTAAGTAAAGTTATGGACTTTTGTCAAACCGGCTGCCTGTCTTTAATACAATTTTCGACAGTTTGTAGCCCAAAGCGTTCACTTGATTTGTATGCTGTAGCTGTCCTGATGCTTCTGAACCTTGTAAAGAAAAGCTTGATCGCAAGCTGCTGAGCTTATGTTCGGTAAACATTGGTTAGTGCTACTTTCCACACGTACCAACTGAGAACCTTTTGACTCCACTCGCTTCAGCATAACATGGATTCGAATAGGTTTCCCATTGCACCCGCAAACTGGGTTTAACTCCTGAGTACAAGCAAAATCTATTTTCACGGGTGATTCTTCACTACAATCGTTTGGGCTCAACTGCTTACTGCAATTGACAAAAGTAAGCCTCAGAAATAAGCACATCCAGAAGCGCATGGTAGTATGAAGTTTTTTCATGACCCTACCATTGCCACAAGGGTTTATACACAGGGACGATTTTGTTGTAGAGTCTGCGTGGGCTGTTGCAAAAGTTCAGGAGGTGCTTTTTGGGCCCTGAACAATGAACCTTAATCGGTCAATTTCACCTCAATATGTCGTGAAAACGGCCGATTTAACCTAACACCAACCCGTGAAACAGCCACTAGATTTAGGTTAAGAGATTAAAAAAAGCAGTGGCTCTAAAGCCTTGTTCCTTTTACCAAAATAGTGGATTTTATGGATTGCTCTTTCAGATGCAAGAACCGGTTGCGCTCTTCATCATGCATAAAATTGGTAAAGTCATTCTCGCTTTCGAATTCAACGAAATGGATCTCGTAGGGTTGATCGATCGTGTGCTCAATAATTGCGCTTTCACTAGGTCGTATCCTCAATAAGAGCTGTCCATTGTATTTTGAAATGATTGGAATAGCTATATCCTCAAATTGATGAAAAACCGCTTCTTCTCCTTCCTTGACGTAAATAAGTTGAGTGATAAAAACCATGTTTCTTTAAGATGTGTCTTATAAGTTATCAAAACGTCTCTGTCCTGCTTATTGTATAAGGAGCATTGTATAAGCTTAGCCCATTTAACTTTAAATGCCGTTGGTCTCTAAGGACCTAAATTTTACCAGCATCCGTCGTAGCCTGGGACGAGTGTAGCGTTGCAATAAGATAGGATAAGCATTTAAAAGCAGATTCGATAGAATCAACCAGCGAGCATCCTGAAGTGAATAAGCCAGTAGCACGTACCCTATTAGCAACAAGACAACGCTGCCAACTACTAAATGGCCTACTTCGGCCACGCGAGTGGCTCGTTCGTAAGCCTCAAAAGCAGTCAGCCCTTTTTTAAGTGGTGTCTGCTTTTGTCTAATTTTTTCCCATCCACTTTTCAATAAGATGGCTCGGTACCACTCGACCCCTAGTCGTCGATAGAACGTTCCTTTATTTTCGAAAGGGTAGGCATCAAAGTAGGTGGCGTTCAGGGTTGGTTTAAGCAGTGATTCTCTAGTTGTGAACCAGAACATGAGCCCAAAGTTGACGGCTAAACCAAAGCCCGCTGAGGTCACCTTCAGGCGAAGGAGCATAAAGCTGATTGTTAGTGAGGCCAGGGTGAGGAGAAGCAGGATTTTTACCCATTTAAGCAGCATAGGAGGACTCGTTGGTTTAATTTTTCTTGATGCGTACTATATAGGTGTTCTCTAATTATTGGAAGTTAAGTACTACAGAATGGAAGACAAAAACGAGTATCGTCAAACATTCTATATGACAGTCCTTTCTTTCCGGAACGATATAATGATTGCATTTGTAATTGAGGCTTATTGAGCTGGCAGTAGTGGAGACATGACGCTATGCTTCAACTAACAGTCCAGCGAAGCTCAACTTGGTTTCACAGACCATACAGGTATAGTTAACGTATTGATAATAGACAAATTCATAGATTTTAAATTCGAGTGCCTATCTATTGGTTTATTATTAGATAAATACAATAATTTCATAGGCTAAATTCGCTCACGAAAAGGCTGATCAGAACGCGGAAAGAGCATATAAGGCTGATCTATCTGCCCTTTTCCAACATCTATAGCGAACAGACTATACAGATATCAGGAGTACAATCTATTTATTCATTGGGCGTAGGCTGGTTAGTCGAGTTAAGAGTGCTCTTCAGGGCTTCTTCGCCGTACTCGCGCTCGAGATTACCTAGCTCCTTGTCGGACCGAGCATCTGTGTCATCGGGATTGCGGATGGCCCCCGGTGCTAAGTCATGTTTCTTTTCCAGATTACCGACTTGGATGTCCGAGCGGTCTTTGCGGTGCTTACTCATGATCGGGGAGATTTAGTTAGCTAATGTCTAGTATACTAGACGAATAGGGTATTTGTTTTGTATACACCGCTCATTTTATACGGTTACTCTGTCCGTCTTTTGTTTTTTTGAATTTGTTACAAATCTTAAACGAGCATTTAAGATTTGTAACAAGTATCACTATTCCTGTATCTTGGGCTTTTAATCCGACTATTTATGGAAAGTCAGTCCCTTTCGTACATCGCTTATTATCGAGTATCGACCAAACAGCAAGGCCAGAGCGGGCTTGGGTTAGAAGCGCAGCGAAGTCAGGTCATGCAGTTTATCGGTAGCCAGGCTCGGCTGGCGCGGGAGTTCATCGAAGTGGAAAGTGGTAAGCGTGATAGCCGTCCGCAGCTTACGGAAGCGTTGGTTTATGCGAAGCAGCACAAGGCCCAATTAGTGATCGCTAAGCTAGATCGACTCAGCCGAAACGCGGGATTTATTTTCGCCTTGAAAGATTCGGGCGTTGACTTTGTGTGTGCCGATATGCCCGATGCCAATACACTAACCATTGGCATTTTTGCGACGCTGGCCCAGCACGAACGGGAACTGATCGGTGAACGGACCCGCAAGGCACTGGCGGCCAAAAAGCAACAAGGCTTTCAGCTTGGATCACCGCAAAACCTGACTCCGCTGGCCCAACAAAAAGGTGTTGCTGCGATCAAGAAAAAAGCGGCTACCAATGAGAACAATCAGCGTGCTCTGTTAACGATTAAAGGTTATTTGAACCAGGACAAGACGCTCCAGCAGATTGCTGATGAACTGAACGCAGCAGGCTTTCGTACAGCGAAAGGCCATCTATTTCAACGGGTACAGGTACATCGTTTGATGAGTAAGTTTATCAAAAATTAGGAATAGGTTAGGAAAATATAACATAGGTATAATATAACAGTGGAGATCGACCAAAGCGGAAGCAACTAGACCCTTATACGATAAGGAATAATGAACTCTAACGCAAATCAGTAAGCTGTTTATTTTAGTGCAAGAGATACTGTAAAGTCTTAAAATCACAGTAATTGACTCACTAAGATTTTTTTAAAAGCTTTCGTTCATCTCGCTTTCTGTTATGACATGCTTTGCATCGGCAATGCCTACCTCCCTGGGATTCACCATGTGTCCGATCATTTGGAAAGTCCTCTAGTTGTTTCCAGTGCCGACAAGTCGAACATACTTTTCCTAAAACGCCATCTTTTGTGAGTAATGCCATTGATGCAGGTTACTGTGCTTCTTGTTTTAATGCCCAAACCTCATCGGCTAATTCAGTTAATGGCCGGCCTTCTTCAGTTATCCAATATAGCCCTCCTTGAATTGCACCAGGATGCTGGTTGGATGGTAGGTTAGAAAGATGTGATGCGTCAAAAAAGAAATAGAATATTCATTTCCGTCGTACTGCCACTTAACGGCATTGTTTTTACCTAATTTACCAGTAATTTCTGCGATGTATTTCGGATCAGTTCGATTAGCAGGTTGCAGATAAGAAGGAAGAAAACGACCTAGATAAATTTTTTCACTTGGTTGTAAACGTCCGCTTTCAACCAACAATTTAAGGGTAGTTGGCCGTTTGGTGCGACTGTTTGTTTGTTGCTTTGCTTCTTCCTTCTGCTGAATTTCAACAAGATACTGCTTCGCTTCCTGTAAAGGAATTATTTTGCTAGGCACAATGATAATTTGATCGCCTACCTTGTGCGGTTTTATACGCACGCAGGAGATGTCCATACCATGTTGATTCAGCCATAGAACCGTTGTAGTTAGCTCAGTAGAGAAGTCTTCGGAACAGAGAATTATTCTAGGTTTATCCGATAGTTCTTCAAAGTCTTCATTCCCCGTTACGAAATCAATAATTTGTTCTAAAGCCGTATCTGAACCGATCTCTTGACCGGTAACTGCTCGTTGGTAGGTGGTAAAATAAGGTAATAGCTTTTCGAGCGTCATTGACGATACCATCGCTGCATACCGCAGCGCTTGTAAATCGGCATAACTGGCGTGTTCGTCACGCTTCAATTCAATGATGACCAGATTTCCTTTTCGGTCCAGAGCCAAGATATCTAGTCGATCATCAGAATTTTTGAATCGGTTAAACTCTGTACTGAGGATCAATAGGTCTTCTCCTAATACATCAGGGGCTTGTCTGATCCATTCCTGAATATGACGACGTTCCCAGATGTTCAGGCTGACAAATCGGTCTGAATAAATTTTGGTAAATGTAGTAGGGTTTTGTTCCGGGACGACGAGAAGCATAACTTAAAAATTGAACCTTACGACTTGTAAATGTGTCGTTTTTTAGATCATGAATAGTTTTATAGTAAAAGGGAATAATTGGTTGTATTACACTGATTTTACTTGACAAATTTGAGACTCACTTTAAGCGGTTACTATTGACGCTATCTGTTGCATTTTTCCCGGTTGTTGACGTTTCTTGACGCGCCATTTCTTGACCAATTCACCTTGCAGGCGATGCGCTTGTTCCGGCGTATTGTAACCACAACTCCGATGTGGCCGTAGCTGATTGTAGTTCTCAATCGCTCGTTGAACCGCTTCTTCGGCAGCCGCGTAACTGATAAAGCCCCGATTGAGCAACATATCCTCTTTTATCGTCCGATTGACCCGCTCAGCTAACGCATTTTCGTACGGATCGCCCTGCTCAGTCATACTAATAGCAATCTTGTTTTTTCGTAACAGACCCGTGTAGGCATGACAGCAATACTGAACGCCCCGGTCCGAGTGGTGGATTAGCTGTTGGCTAACCTTATTTCGCTTTAGCGCCATCTTTAAGGCACTTAATGGCCCTTCCATTTCTAAAGTGGGGTGTAGCGCCCAACCCACAATCTTCCGCGAGTAGGCATCGGTGATCAGACTCAGATAAGCGAACCCACGAGGTAGGGGCAAGTAGGTGATATCACTCACCCACAACTCATTAGGAGCGTCTACTT
The sequence above is a segment of the Spirosoma oryzicola genome. Coding sequences within it:
- a CDS encoding SAM-dependent methyltransferase, with product MASQQDLDFTYTTIDKIFRLSMGQTGDYSGALYNGDFSLTLEQAQRQKHAFIADSLHLSAGSRVLDLGCGWGPFLQYVKERGANGQGVTLSQGQAAACRANELAVDIKDCRQITPIDYGRFDAISSVGAMEHFCSVEQYQAGQQDAVYADFFTKLADLLPVGGRVYIQTMVFGKNMIPFEQISLDAPRDSPSYALALMIAQFPGSWLPYGPEQVIRNAQPHFKLISKSSGRLDYIQTIGEWRKRFRAFNLQKYGLYASLLPKLLTSKAFRDLIAVFRVSPNRVCFQQETMEHYRMVFEKI
- a CDS encoding fatty acid desaturase family protein, with translation MWAKTLFFLIGYALLYGLILSNQFDIGTMLGLAALLGVFAACIGFNVSHDALHGAFSARPWVNKLLGGSFYLLGANPYVWKISHNIVHHTFTNIPGHDEDIEVAPGLVRLDPQDSLKPWHRYQQWYTFPLYALTSLSWVLRKDYVKFFKNRIGHHNTSTHPRVEYVKLFVAKLLYYVFFLVLPIAVLSLTWWQVLIGFLVMHLAEGLMLGLVFQLAHVVEGTAFPLPDERGNMQDAWAIHQLCTTANFAPRSKLAAFLCGGLNRQIEHHLFPKICHIHYPAITDIVKRTAHEFNLPYLENRSFHSALYSHFRLLQTLGRPA
- a CDS encoding recombinase family protein; translated protein: MESQSLSYIAYYRVSTKQQGQSGLGLEAQRSQVMQFIGSQARLAREFIEVESGKRDSRPQLTEALVYAKQHKAQLVIAKLDRLSRNAGFIFALKDSGVDFVCADMPDANTLTIGIFATLAQHERELIGERTRKALAAKKQQGFQLGSPQNLTPLAQQKGVAAIKKKAATNENNQRALLTIKGYLNQDKTLQQIADELNAAGFRTAKGHLFQRVQVHRLMSKFIKN
- a CDS encoding putative toxin-antitoxin system toxin component, PIN family, which codes for MRFVLDTNTLVSAALMAKSTPRQAFDMALNKGELLTSESCLAELNQVLHRPKFARYLTPFEADLFINQYSLKATVVTISSSITDCRDLKDNKFLELAIDGIANCIVTGDQDLLVLHPYRALSIVTPFAFLSWVSA
- a CDS encoding winged helix-turn-helix transcriptional regulator, with translation MLTLGEQTLRYSPLGKQLPGVSEKVLADELKTLFALGVVQRTAYADIPPRVEYTLTQKAVLPYHCGGRFNQSVNSFPNYLLWRPSLNSPIQTDPPFLLRFASGSMLILLSALFRPTLIALCGPRRSFS
- a CDS encoding IS3 family transposase; the encoded protein is MHHPLVSMETLCGLFGVSRQAWYEKQKRCQKADLTNTMVLAEVRRLRLDLPSVGAEILHHQLTDFRQQHGIKLGRDKFAKLLRDNGLLIRRRTRRTKTTWSNHPFRKYPNLVKGKKVDAPNELWVSDITYLPLPRGFAYLSLITDAYSRKIVGWALHPTLEMEGPLSALKMALKRNKVSQQLIHHSDRGVQYCCHAYTGLLRKNKIAISMTEQGDPYENALAERVNRTIKEDMLLNRGFISYAAAEEAVQRAIENYNQLRPHRSCGYNTPEQAHRLQGELVKKWRVKKRQQPGKMQQIASIVTA
- a CDS encoding DUF1330 domain-containing protein gives rise to the protein MVFITQLIYVKEGEEAVFHQFEDIAIPIISKYNGQLLLRIRPSESAIIEHTIDQPYEIHFVEFESENDFTNFMHDEERNRFLHLKEQSIKSTILVKGTRL